A genomic stretch from Cyanobacteria bacterium GSL.Bin1 includes:
- a CDS encoding ATP phosphoribosyltransferase regulatory subunit: MLHQAPAGARDWLPVEVRQKRWLSQNLEAVFSQWGYQQIITSTLEWVEMLTAGGAIEPSTVIQLQDGSDEPLGLRPEFTASIARAVVTRMERTAYPQRLFYNGNVFRSSQGHHGEQMESYQAGVELIGATGVLADSEIILLLRDCLQQVGMEQWHLVLGEAGLTRSLLEPFPEKVRADVRYCIANLDRVSLENLPLTPELRERALLLFDLRGNPETVLEKVSQLDLDEVGKTIVTKLRSLLELLTETASFSLTLDLSLLQTIDYYTGIVFKVVAETGRETGIIGQGGRYDQLLGLYHPQGETRPGIGFALNLEALQTCLLRQKKLPETTPASDWLVIPESSNAQVAALNYAQQLRANTPDLRVELALAQGSINEMRNYAQQKRINRIAWLKPNGSATVEELET; encoded by the coding sequence ATGCTTCATCAAGCTCCCGCCGGTGCAAGAGACTGGCTTCCTGTGGAAGTAAGGCAAAAGCGATGGCTTTCCCAAAACCTCGAAGCCGTATTTTCGCAGTGGGGATATCAGCAAATTATTACTTCGACTCTCGAATGGGTGGAGATGCTTACCGCAGGGGGCGCGATTGAACCCTCAACAGTGATTCAACTCCAGGATGGTAGCGATGAACCCTTGGGGTTACGTCCAGAATTTACCGCCTCGATCGCGCGCGCGGTAGTGACGCGGATGGAACGGACAGCCTATCCTCAACGCTTATTTTATAACGGCAATGTTTTTCGTTCTTCGCAAGGGCATCATGGGGAACAAATGGAATCCTACCAAGCCGGTGTCGAACTAATTGGGGCAACTGGGGTTTTAGCCGATAGCGAGATTATTCTATTACTCCGCGATTGTCTGCAGCAGGTCGGCATGGAACAATGGCATTTAGTGCTAGGGGAAGCCGGATTAACGCGATCGCTCCTCGAACCATTTCCAGAAAAAGTCAGAGCCGATGTTCGCTATTGTATCGCCAATTTAGACCGCGTGAGTTTGGAAAACTTACCTTTGACACCGGAATTACGAGAACGAGCATTACTGTTATTTGACTTAAGAGGAAACCCAGAAACAGTATTAGAAAAAGTTTCTCAGCTTGATTTAGATGAAGTGGGAAAAACGATTGTGACTAAGCTGCGATCGCTGCTGGAATTATTAACAGAAACAGCGTCTTTTTCTCTCACCCTCGATTTAAGTTTATTACAAACCATTGACTACTATACCGGCATTGTCTTTAAGGTGGTTGCAGAAACGGGACGCGAAACTGGCATTATCGGACAGGGGGGACGCTACGACCAACTGTTAGGACTCTATCATCCCCAAGGGGAAACACGACCGGGAATTGGATTTGCCCTTAATTTAGAAGCACTACAAACTTGTTTACTCCGACAAAAAAAGCTACCCGAAACCACCCCGGCGAGTGACTGGTTAGTCATTCCTGAAAGTAGTAATGCTCAAGTTGCCGCTTTAAATTATGCGCAACAATTACGTGCTAATACCCCTGATTTGCGAGTAGAATTAGCGTTAGCCCAAGGGTCAATAAATGAAATGAGAAACTATGCCCAACAAAAAAGAATTAACCGCATTGCTTGGTTAAAACCTAATGGGAGTGCAACGGTGGAAGAATTGGAAACATGA
- a CDS encoding fasciclin domain-containing protein, with protein sequence MHLLKSFLATLIGVAFFALNSLPALSADIVDTAVEAGSFETLTTALEEAGLADTLKEEGPYTVFAPTDDAFAQLPEGTVSSLLEPKNQDKLTDILLYHVVAGEVTSDQIVDGELKTVGGKSVYISTDEGVQVNDANVVKADITADNGVIHVVDHVLLP encoded by the coding sequence ATGCATTTACTAAAATCTTTTCTCGCTACCCTGATCGGCGTTGCTTTCTTCGCATTAAACAGTCTGCCGGCTTTATCTGCCGATATTGTTGACACCGCAGTAGAAGCAGGTTCTTTTGAAACCTTGACCACTGCTTTAGAAGAAGCAGGACTTGCCGATACCCTGAAGGAGGAAGGTCCCTACACCGTTTTTGCGCCGACCGATGATGCATTCGCTCAACTTCCTGAGGGAACTGTGTCTTCGTTGCTTGAACCCAAAAATCAAGATAAACTCACTGACATTCTCCTTTACCATGTTGTAGCGGGTGAAGTAACCTCTGACCAAATTGTTGATGGAGAACTCAAAACAGTTGGCGGCAAGTCAGTTTATATCTCCACTGATGAGGGAGTACAAGTCAATGATGCCAATGTCGTGAAAGCAGATATCACAGCCGACAATGGAGTCATTCATGTAGTTGATCACGTACTCCTTCCCTAA
- a CDS encoding cytochrome produces the protein MRKIIIGVMGPGNGATREDKTCAYELGYAIAQQGWVLLTGGRNQGVMAAANQGAKAANGLTLGILPTADETNISQAVDLAVFTDMGNGRNNINVLSSQVVVACGMGTGTASEIALALKNGKPVILFNSSAVGIEFFQSLSPQQVYGTDKVEGAIALIQSLL, from the coding sequence ATGCGTAAAATTATCATTGGCGTCATGGGACCGGGAAACGGCGCAACAAGAGAAGACAAGACCTGCGCTTATGAACTGGGATACGCGATCGCGCAGCAAGGTTGGGTCTTACTCACCGGAGGACGTAACCAAGGTGTCATGGCAGCTGCCAACCAGGGGGCAAAAGCTGCTAATGGGTTAACTCTCGGGATTCTCCCCACTGCTGATGAGACTAACATATCTCAAGCAGTAGACTTGGCTGTTTTTACCGATATGGGCAACGGACGCAATAATATTAATGTTCTCTCTAGCCAAGTTGTGGTTGCTTGTGGTATGGGAACGGGAACGGCTTCGGAAATTGCCCTTGCCCTCAAAAATGGGAAACCAGTGATTTTATTTAATTCTTCTGCGGTGGGAATTGAATTTTTTCAGTCCTTAAGTCCACAACAAGTTTACGGGACCGATAAGGTCGAGGGCGCGATCGCGCTCATTCAATCTTTACTTTAA
- the glmU gene encoding bifunctional UDP-N-acetylglucosamine diphosphorylase/glucosamine-1-phosphate N-acetyltransferase GlmU: MVAVAVLAAGRGTRMKSNLPKVLHHLGGKSMLERVLDSCALIQPSRYFVIVGYAAEEVKASLGHWENVEFVIQEQQLGTGHAVQQLLPALKGSEEDVLVLNGDVPLLRQETLQELLATHQSNHNAATLLTAQLENPHGYGRVFCNEGNQVQAIIEDRDCTPEQKLNQRINAGVYCFNWQKLAAILPHLSAENDQKEYYLTDVFTSLSPVMAMDVADVEEISGINHRKHLADAYTTLQQRIKEKWLLAGVTLIDPDSITIDETVELSPDVTIEPQTHLRGKTVIGSGCHIGPGSMIENSQLGENVTVLYSVLSDSTVDAGTRIGPYAHLRRQAKVGSGCRVGNFVEMKNTQLGEGCNVAHLSYLGDATLGTKVNIGAGTITANYDGVNKHQTHIGNSCKTGSNSVLVAPLTLGDEVTVAAGSTVTEDVPTDALVIARSRQVIKPGWRLNSDQ, translated from the coding sequence ATGGTCGCAGTTGCAGTTTTAGCCGCCGGACGGGGTACCCGGATGAAATCCAATCTTCCGAAAGTGTTGCATCATTTGGGAGGCAAGTCGATGCTAGAGAGAGTTTTAGACAGTTGTGCGTTAATTCAGCCCTCACGCTATTTTGTGATTGTCGGCTATGCAGCAGAGGAAGTGAAAGCCAGTCTGGGTCATTGGGAGAATGTGGAATTTGTGATCCAAGAACAACAATTAGGAACCGGTCATGCCGTTCAACAGTTATTGCCAGCCTTAAAAGGCAGTGAGGAAGATGTACTCGTCCTCAATGGCGATGTTCCCCTCTTACGTCAAGAAACACTACAAGAATTGCTGGCAACCCATCAAAGTAATCATAATGCTGCAACCTTACTCACAGCGCAGTTAGAAAATCCGCACGGGTATGGAAGAGTATTTTGTAATGAAGGCAACCAAGTGCAAGCGATTATTGAAGATCGCGACTGCACTCCAGAACAAAAACTGAATCAACGGATTAATGCGGGGGTGTATTGCTTTAACTGGCAAAAGCTAGCGGCAATTTTACCGCATCTATCTGCCGAGAATGACCAGAAAGAATATTATCTCACTGATGTATTTACCTCTCTCTCGCCAGTCATGGCAATGGATGTTGCGGATGTTGAAGAAATTAGCGGCATCAACCATCGCAAACATCTCGCTGATGCTTACACAACCTTACAACAACGCATCAAAGAAAAGTGGTTACTCGCAGGGGTGACTTTAATTGATCCCGATAGCATTACCATTGACGAAACCGTTGAGTTATCCCCTGATGTCACCATTGAACCCCAAACGCATCTCCGAGGAAAGACCGTCATCGGATCAGGTTGTCACATTGGTCCCGGGAGTATGATTGAAAATAGTCAACTCGGGGAAAATGTTACAGTTCTCTATTCCGTGTTGAGTGATAGTACAGTAGACGCCGGAACCCGTATTGGACCTTATGCCCATCTGCGAAGACAAGCGAAAGTTGGTTCGGGTTGCCGAGTGGGAAATTTTGTGGAAATGAAGAATACTCAACTGGGCGAGGGGTGCAATGTTGCCCACCTATCCTACTTAGGGGATGCGACTTTAGGCACTAAGGTCAATATTGGTGCGGGAACGATTACCGCCAATTACGATGGCGTGAATAAACACCAAACCCACATTGGCAATTCCTGTAAAACTGGCTCAAATAGCGTGTTGGTCGCCCCGCTGACCTTAGGTGATGAAGTAACAGTCGCTGCTGGATCCACTGTCACAGAAGATGTTCCAACAGATGCCTTGGTTATTGCGCGATCGCGCCAAGTGATTAAGCCTGGCTGGCGGTTAAACAGTGACCAGTGA